A section of the Amycolatopsis sp. AA4 genome encodes:
- the efeU gene encoding iron uptake transporter permease EfeU, with protein sequence MVFSSALIGLREGLEAALVVSILVAFLVKTERRHALRFVWPGVGAAVLLSVGVGAILTYSTAQLSFEHQELLGGSLSIVAVVFVTAMIFWMRKASRHIAAELRGKMEDALKVGPAAVLLLSFLAVGREGLETAVFFYSAVQTAQSDTLQPLIGFVIGIAAAIVLAYLLYRGAVRFNLSKFFTITGVLLVFVAAGVLGYGLHDLQEAGFIPGLTTLAFDASSTLPETSWYGALLKGIFNYSQQTTVLQAIAWVVYVAIVLPLFLKPARKNKTEAAPAAPAAAKE encoded by the coding sequence GTGGTGTTTTCGAGCGCGCTCATCGGGCTGCGCGAAGGCCTCGAAGCCGCGCTTGTGGTGAGCATCCTGGTCGCCTTCTTGGTGAAGACCGAGCGACGGCACGCGCTGCGGTTCGTGTGGCCCGGGGTCGGCGCGGCCGTGCTGCTGTCGGTCGGCGTCGGCGCGATCCTCACCTACAGCACCGCGCAGCTGAGTTTCGAGCATCAGGAACTGCTCGGCGGCAGTCTTTCCATCGTCGCGGTCGTCTTCGTCACCGCGATGATCTTCTGGATGCGCAAGGCTTCCCGGCACATCGCGGCCGAACTGCGCGGGAAAATGGAGGACGCGCTCAAGGTCGGCCCGGCGGCGGTGCTGCTGCTGTCGTTCCTCGCGGTGGGTCGCGAAGGGCTCGAAACCGCCGTCTTCTTCTACTCGGCCGTGCAGACCGCGCAGTCCGACACCCTGCAGCCGCTGATCGGGTTCGTGATCGGGATCGCCGCCGCGATCGTGCTCGCGTACCTGCTCTACCGCGGCGCGGTGCGGTTCAACCTGTCGAAGTTCTTCACGATCACCGGCGTGCTGCTGGTGTTCGTCGCCGCCGGCGTCCTCGGCTACGGCCTGCACGACCTGCAGGAAGCCGGGTTCATCCCCGGACTGACCACGCTCGCCTTCGACGCGTCGAGCACGCTGCCGGAAACCTCCTGGTACGGCGCGCTGCTCAAGGGGATCTTCAACTATTCGCAGCAAACCACTGTGCTGCAAGCGATCGCGTGGGTCGTCTACGTGGCGATCGTGCTGCCGCTGTTCCTCAAGCCCGCCCGCAAGAACAAGACCGAGGCGGCTCCGGCCGCCCCGGCCGCCGCCAAGGAGTGA